The genomic segment AAATCCTCGTGTCGGTGGTTCGATTCCGCCCCCGGGCACCATTACAACTTCCAAGATAGTCCAGCGACGTCCTAAAGGTCCGATAAATCAATAGTTTCTGCTATTGGTTGTCCAGCATGTTCCGCGTTTGTCCGCCTCAAGCCAAGAAACATGGGGGTAGAATTCGGGGTGCCAAATTGCTAGTATTTGGCATGCCTCTGACCGATATCGCCCTGAAAAAATTGAAGCCTTTGGACCGCCCTTACAAGAAGGCCGACTCGAATGGTCTCTTCATTTGGGTAAAACTGCGCATTCCGGGCTTCGCGGACAGCCATTCCAACGGCACGCGGACAGTCATTCCGGGGTGCGCGGACAAAGTTCGCGCGGGATGCTGAGCGTTTGATTTGACATCTCAGGTGTCGGTTTGTTCGTCAACGGTTTTGGTCGCGGGGGCATCGCGGGTCTTGCGCATCGACGGGCCATCGAGAGGCAATCTGTGCGCATTGTGGATCAGGCGATCCAGGATAGCGTCCGCGAAAGTCGGTTCGTCGATGATGTTGTGCCAGGCATCGACCGGCAGCTGGCTTGTGACCAGCGTTGCGCCGGACCCGTATCGATCCTCGATGATTTCCATCATATCCCGGCGCTGTGGCGCGGTCATGCGTTCCGGCCCCCAGTCGTCGAGAATGAGCAAGTCCGCTTTGACAAGCTGGCGGAACATGCGTGGGAAGCGTCCATCGTCATGCGCCAGTTGCAGTTCCGAAAACAGCCTCGGCAGGCGCTTGTAGATCACGGTGGCGTTGTCGCGGCAGGCTCTTTGTCCCAAGGCGCAGGCCAACCAAGTTTTGCCGACCCCACAGGGGCCGGTGATCAGCAGGTTGCGCTTTTCCTTGATCCATCGGCCAGCGGCGAGCTGTTGGAACAAAGCCTTGTCGAGGCGGCGCGCGGCGCGGAAATCGACATCTTCGACGCAAGCGCCACCGTGACGAAGCTTGGCGGCGCGCAGCCGGGACTGGAACCGCTTGGTCGTGCGGTTCGCCACCTCCCGGTCGATCAGGAGGCCGAGCCATTCGGCATGGCCCATGTCGGCGGCGCTGTCCTGGGATTGCAGTTCGGTGAAAGCGTCCGCCATGCCGTCCAGCTTGAGCTGGCGCAGCAGGTCGTGGGTTGGATGATCAAGCATGTGTATCCTTTCTCAGTGGAAATAATCGGCGCCGCGAATGTTGGGGTGGGTGATCGCCGGTTCCTCTGCGGGCCGATCCGGGGCCCGGCGATATCTCTTGTTCTTCAGGATGGATTGCAGGGAGCCGTAGGAATGGGCGCCGATGGTGAGCGCGTAATTTGCGGCCGCTTCAAACTCGGTTGCCGCGTATCCCTTGGACAACCGCAGGATGCCCAGGCAGGCGCGGAACCCCTGCACGGGGTGTTTGCGTTCGCGCATGATGACCTCGACGAGGGATGCCGTGTTGGGGCCGACCTTGGACGCCCACCGGCACAGGCGCTCCGGGGTCCAATCGGCATAGGCTCGGTGATTGGACGGCATGTGATCCATCACCGTAGTGTGCTTGCGGTTGCCCGATGTCCGGACATGCGAGGCAACGCGCTGATCTTTATGGAATATCTCGATAGTCCGACTGGTGATGCGCGCCCAGACCTCGGCCTTCAGCAGGGTGTGGGGCACCGAGTAATAATGCCGGTCGATCTCGACGTGGTAGTCGAGCCCCACCTTGCGGCAGCGCCATTCCGCGAACTCGTATGGCTCCAGCGGAAGCGGCTGGAGGGCGTGGCGTTCGATCTGTTCGAACAGCTCCCGGCGGCTGGCCCCGAGATGACGGGTGCGCCGGTTGTTGAAGCGCTCCAGAAGCTCCCGGATCGCCGCGTTCAACTCCGCCAACGAGGAAAAGCGCCGGTTCCGCAGCCGCGCATGGATCCACCTCTGCGCGAGCTGCACGGCCACCTCGACTGTGGCCTTGTCGCGAGGCTTGCGCGGGCGGGCCGGGATGATGGCGGTGTCGTAATGTGCCGCCATGTCGGCGTAGCTGCGATTGATTTGTGGATCGTGGAAGCAGGCCTTGGTGACCCCGGATTTGAGATTGTCCGAGACCACCGTCGTGGGCACGCCGCCCAAGAATGCGAAGGTTCGCGTGTGACTGCCGATCCAGTCGGACAGGCCTTGTGTCCAGGTGGCTTCGGCATAGGTCAGGTTCGA from the Roseovarius indicus genome contains:
- a CDS encoding DUF4102 domain-containing protein encodes the protein MPLTDIALKKLKPLDRPYKKADSNGLFIWVKLRIPGFADSHSNGTRTVIPGCADKVRAGC
- the istB gene encoding IS21-like element helper ATPase IstB — protein: MLDHPTHDLLRQLKLDGMADAFTELQSQDSAADMGHAEWLGLLIDREVANRTTKRFQSRLRAAKLRHGGACVEDVDFRAARRLDKALFQQLAAGRWIKEKRNLLITGPCGVGKTWLACALGQRACRDNATVIYKRLPRLFSELQLAHDDGRFPRMFRQLVKADLLILDDWGPERMTAPQRRDMMEIIEDRYGSGATLVTSQLPVDAWHNIIDEPTFADAILDRLIHNAHRLPLDGPSMRKTRDAPATKTVDEQTDT
- the istA gene encoding IS21 family transposase codes for the protein MARLPMRKIREALRLRASGLTTREVGDSIGVGRTSVSEYVGRAARAGLSWPLPDDLTDAALEALLFPVPPPDAATTYPKPDWAHVHSELRRPGVTLSLLWEEYREAHPKGYGYSRFCELYRRWEGRLAPVMRQHHVAGEALYVDYAGQTFEIVDPETGEVRQAEFFVAALGASNLTYAEATWTQGLSDWIGSHTRTFAFLGGVPTTVVSDNLKSGVTKACFHDPQINRSYADMAAHYDTAIIPARPRKPRDKATVEVAVQLAQRWIHARLRNRRFSSLAELNAAIRELLERFNNRRTRHLGASRRELFEQIERHALQPLPLEPYEFAEWRCRKVGLDYHVEIDRHYYSVPHTLLKAEVWARITSRTIEIFHKDQRVASHVRTSGNRKHTTVMDHMPSNHRAYADWTPERLCRWASKVGPNTASLVEVIMRERKHPVQGFRACLGILRLSKGYAATEFEAAANYALTIGAHSYGSLQSILKNKRYRRAPDRPAEEPAITHPNIRGADYFH